A genomic window from Camelina sativa cultivar DH55 chromosome 2, Cs, whole genome shotgun sequence includes:
- the LOC104716163 gene encoding putative lipid-binding protein AIR1 encodes MAPRTSLALFLSLNLLFVTYTSAACPKDSLQLGVCANVLKLVDLTLGNPPVKPCCSLIQGLVDLEAAACLCTLLKVNILGINVNLPIDLSVLLNICGRKAPTNFQCA; translated from the coding sequence ATGGCTCCAAGAACTTCCCTTGCACTCTTCCTTTCTCTTAACCTTCTCTTTGTCACTTACACCTCTGCGGCTTGTCCTAAAGATTCCCTACAGCTTGGTGTTTGTGCCAATGTTCTCAAGCTAGTGGACCTAACATTGGGAAACCCACCTGTAAAGCCATGCTGCTCTCTCATCCAAGGTTTGGTTGACCTTGAGGCTGCAGCCTGCCTATGCACTTTGCTCAAGGTTAACATTCTTGGAATCAACGTTAACCTTCCCATCGATCTCAGCGTACTCCTCAATATTTGCGGTAGAAAAGCCCCAACGAACTTCCAGTGCGCGTAA